TAGGGCTAATATTTTACACGAGTTGCTCCGGCACAGGGCAGGTAAAATGGGAGCTGCTGGGAGTCCTAACCGTTTTGAACAGCCTGATTTTATTGCTAAATGTGAACTACAAGGAAAACATAAACCATTTGAATAACAAGAAGAGCGAAACGAGCGACATAAATGATGATTTGATAAATGTTGATATGAACGAGTTTAGCAACAATGAGAAGGACGAAAGCAGCGACGAAAGTGAAAGAGAGAAGAAGTACaacaagataaaaataaggtACCTATACAGCATTAGTAACTCAAGAGTCTGTTATTACAGCATGTGGATCCTATGCTACTACCTGatctattttttatgtttcctcAGTTTTTTATATGGCATTAGACTATTCAACaacaatttaattaatatatatgcaatcAGGACATGCAAAATTGATAATTTagcaaattatattttatctgAAAGCACGTTCATAAGCCTATACTGGGCCATTATCAACTTTAACGTTTTTATGAGTAAGTATACGGACTCCTTCTACATttcaaattatataaaattgaacTTAGAATTTAGCacagggaagaagaagcttttttttttcgtaaattatttttatcaaatattGCTACTAAGTTATAcgatttacaaaaatgtttcGCTGTATAATAAGGGGCTGTACAATTTGAACCAAATTGTGTGTGCcctcatttttctttgtctAATCCTGTACACTATTTTAGAAATCACCTATGTGTTGGAAATAAATAAGCCCTGCTACTACGGAGTTACGAAGTTGTCCTTCAACTATATATGGGCCATCATTTACCTATTTGTGATTTTCATTTCCTccgtcattttttacttttctgtttttaGTTATTCCATCAAAGACCAGTTTGTGAATTTTCAAATCATGCtctggtttttttttatttccctaacttacataaaaaggaaccaATTGTTTATAAAGGTTTGAATTTTCGTTTCTTTGGAATTTTCAGAAGGTCACATGTGGGCCATCTTCCGTTCCAAATGGAGGCGCTGTATAAGATGCACGTTTAAAGCGAGAGAATCTGCACAAATGCAAGTGAGacaaaagtaatttttttttttttaaaaagtaccCACCGCGTGCGCACGCATCCCCATGTATAAGCGAGCGTAATGCGCGACT
This genomic stretch from Plasmodium cynomolgi strain B DNA, chromosome 14, whole genome shotgun sequence harbors:
- a CDS encoding hypothetical protein (putative); amino-acid sequence: MTVRLIFYTSCSGTGQVKWELLGVLTVLNSLILLLNVNYKENINHLNNKKSETSDINDDLINVDMNEFSNNEKDESSDESEREKKYNKIKIRYLYSISNSRVCYYSMWILCYYLIYFLCFLSFLYGIRLFNNNLINIYAIRTCKIDNLANYILSESTFISLYWAIINFNVFMSKYTDSFYISNYIKLNLEFSTGKKKLFFFVNYFYQILLLSYTIYKNVSLYNKGLYNLNQIVCALIFLCLILYTILEITYVLEINKPCYYGVTKLSFNYIWAIIYLFVIFISSVIFYFSVFSYSIKDQFVNFQIMLWFFFISLTYIKRNQLFIKV